A genomic region of Klebsiella sp. RIT-PI-d contains the following coding sequences:
- the yajD gene encoding HNH nuclease YajD, with the protein MAFIPKNYARLEVGYREKALKLFPWVCGRCSREFVYSNLRELTVHHIDHDHSNNPEDGSNWEMLCLFCHDHEHSKYTEADQYGSTVVAGEDAQDSVGAAKYNPFADLKSMLNKK; encoded by the coding sequence ATGGCCTTTATTCCTAAAAATTATGCCCGGCTAGAAGTCGGGTATCGTGAGAAAGCTCTCAAGCTGTTCCCGTGGGTCTGCGGACGGTGCAGCCGCGAGTTCGTCTATTCCAATCTTCGCGAGCTGACCGTGCATCATATCGATCACGATCACTCAAATAACCCTGAAGATGGCAGTAACTGGGAGATGCTGTGCCTGTTCTGCCACGACCATGAGCACTCAAAATATACCGAGGCCGATCAGTATGGCTCGACGGTGGTGGCGGGAGAAGATGCTCAGGACAGTGTCGGCGCGGCAAAATACAATCCGTTTGCCGACCTGAAGTCGATGCTGAATAAAAAGTAA
- a CDS encoding YeaC family protein — MDLDKMIESMTPEVYQRLMTAVELGKWPDGVVLTPEQKENSLQLVMLWQARHNTDAQHMTIDTRGQMVMKTKQQLKEDFGITPQPIATFKS, encoded by the coding sequence ATGGATCTCGACAAAATGATTGAGAGCATGACCCCGGAAGTTTATCAGCGGTTGATGACTGCCGTTGAGTTAGGTAAATGGCCCGATGGCGTGGTGCTGACGCCGGAGCAAAAAGAGAACAGTCTGCAACTGGTGATGTTATGGCAGGCCCGGCACAATACCGACGCTCAGCACATGACAATTGACACCCGCGGTCAGATGGTTATGAAGACGAAACAGCAGCTAAAAGAAGATTTTGGTATTACGCCGCAGCCCATTGCCACGTTCAAATCCTGA